The Aestuariibius sp. HNIBRBA575 nucleotide sequence ATCAGCGACAGCGCATGGTTCAAATCCAACCAGTTTTTCCCAGCAGCAACCAACCCGATTTTTGCACCCGGTTTACCCCAGACCCGATTGTCAATTTTGTTCGCATGCGCAAAGGCTTCTGCGGCGAACCTCTTGTGTTTTTGCAACCGAACCTCTTGTTCGATCCAATGATCAACAGCCCGGATATTCAACCCGCCCTCAGGCATATCAAATTCCGGTGTGACAAAATTCATCCGCGCCAATGACGCATCCACAACCGAGGTCACTTCGATCGTGTCTTTCATCACTTTCAAGCCACTCCAACAGCCTGAAAACCGGGACAATGCAAATCCGTATTGCCCGTAATCCAGAATTTCCTGCACCCCCGCCGGCGACAGGATCGGCATATAGGCATCCACCAGTGCAAAGTCGGATTGGTGGCACACTGTCGAGCTTTCACCGGTATGGTCATCCCCCATCGCCATCAATACGCCACCATGCGCAGATGTACCCGCCATATTGGCATGGCGCATCACATCCCCGGATCGATCAATCCCCGGACCTTTGCCATACCAAAGACTGAACACACCGTCATATTTGCCTTCGCCGCGCATTTCGGCCTGTTGCGTGCCCCAAACCGCGGTCGCGGCCAAATCTTCGTTTATGCCTTCTTGAAATGTCACATCCGACGCCTGCAACTGCTTTTGTGCGCGCGTCATTTGCATATCAACCGCCCCCAATGGCGAGCCACGATACCCACTGACATATCCGGCGGTATTCAGCCCTGCCCGTCGATCCCGTTCCTTTTGCATCATCATCAGACGCACCAGCGCCTGTGTGCCATTCAGCAAAATGGTCTTTTTTTCCAGATCGAACCTGTCATGCAGTGTAATATCGGTCTTGCTCATCGTCGCCCTCCCAGCGGCCATCGCGTTTGCCACAGTATAGGTCAGATATTATGACCTACAAAGCAAAAATTTCCCCCCCCACCTTGTTGAAAATCGTTTATAAGGAACGTTATGAAAGGTTGCGCCGTGGGCGCTAACACATTTGCAGACAGGCAAGTTATGGACTGGGACAAGTTAAGAATATTTCATTCAGTGGCGGATGCAGGCAGTTTGACGGCGGCCGGCGAAACCTTGCATCTGAGCCAATCTGCGGTCAGCCGACAGATCCGTGCCCTAGAGGAATCGCTCAATACCACGCTTTTTCATCGTCATGCGCGTGGACTGATTCTCACTGAACAGGGGGAATTGCTGTTTGATGCGACCCGGTCGATGAACAAACGCCTCGAAGCGGCCTCTGCCCGCATACGAGACAGCGAAGAAGAAGTGTTTGGCGAGCTGAAAGTCACGACCACCATTGGGTTTGGGTCCCTTTGGTTGGCGCCACGATTGGCAAAGCTCTATGAAAAATACCCTGATCTGAAAATTGACCTGATGCTCGAAGAGCGGGTTCTGGACCTGCCAATGCGCGAGGCAGACGTTGCCATTCGTATGAAAGAGCCCAGTCAGGCGGATTTGGTGCGCAAACGTTTGATGTCGGTGCGCATGCGGCTTTATGCGACCCAGACTTATCTGGAAACGCATCCTCCGTTTGAAACCATGGAAGACATCCGCAATCACCGGCTGATTTGTCAGAATGTCACCACAACCCAAGTTGCTGCGGGTGCATCGTTAACGCAGCATTTACTGAGCTATGATCTCAATAGTTTGCTGACCGTAAACAATTATTTTGGGGTGTTGCAGGGCGTGCTGAACAACCTGGGTGTCGGAGTTCTGCCGGATTATCTGGTCGAAGATTTCTCAGACCTCAAACGGGTCCTCCCAGATGTCGAAAGTGCAGAAGTCCCCGTGTTTCTTGCCTACCCAGAGGAATTGCGCCAATCCAAGCGGATCGCAGTGTTCCGCGATTTTGTCCAAGAGGAACTGATCGCGCATCGCAAACGCATTCGAGAAGCCGCCGCATTGGAAAATTCTTAAGCCATGCATCAGGCGCATAACGGCAATGTTGTCGCATCGCAGCATAAAGACTTGATCGAACAAAGAACGCCGCTTATTTGATCACTCGAAGCCGATGATGCTTACATCATCACCTTCATACCTCCCTGTTGGACTTCGCCGGGCATTGCCCGGCGTTTTTTTTTGACTTTCTCAAATTTCCGCATCTGCATCATCACGAATTGCGCATCAGCGCCGCACGTCGTTTTTGCAAATACCGGATATCAGTCTCATTCCGAAAAAGCGCGATCGCCTGATCAAATGCATCCAGTGCAGCACATTTATCCCCTGCCCGTTCCAGCATATCTGCGCGTGCGGCATGAAACGGTTGATAAGATTGAAGCCCTTCTGCGATTTGATCCAAGGCTTGCAACCCTGCCTTTGGCCCACACAATTCAGACAGCGCGACAGCCCGGTTTAGATGCACAACAGATGTAGGTTCAAAATCCAACAGCGCATCATATAGCAAAACGATTTGCCGCCAATCCAAAGGATTTGCCAAATGTAATGCAGCAATCGCAGCTTTGATCTGAAATGGCCCGCGAGCCGACCGCGCCACGGCACGATCCAGCAACGCCAAACCGCGTGTGATCATTGCCTGATCCCATAGGTTCCGATCCTGCAGCTCCATCGGCACGGGCACGCCATCGGGTCCAATACGCGCTTGATGGCGGGCATGGATCAACAACAGCAACGCTTTCAACCCTTCTACTTCGGCGCGGTCTGGCAACAATTCCACAACAATCTGCGCCAAAAACAAGGCCTCTTCGCATAATGTCCGCCGAATGGGCGCATCCCCTTGGTTTGCGGAATAGCCTTCGTTGAAAATCAGGTAAATGACATCCAAAACGGAATTCAGTCGAGCATCCAATTGATCCGCCTCTGGGACACAAAACGGGATTCCCGCCGCGCGAATTTTCGATTTCGCCCGAGTGAGCCGCGCGCCCATTGCCGCACTTTTATCGAGAAAAGCATGGGCAATTTCATCTGTGCTTAGCCCACCCAACATGCGCAGCGTCAGCGCCACACGTGATTTTTCATCCAAAGCCGGATGGCAACAGGTAAAAATCAACCGCAGACGTTCATCAGGAATGTCATGACGATCGGGCGCGTCAGGATCGGCCAGAACCGCCATTTCATTGGTTTTACGTGCATAAACCGCTTTGCGTCGCAGATGATCCAGACCCTTGCGCCGCGCGACTTGTAACAACCAGCCATTGGGCCGCGCTGGCAAACCAGATTTTCCCCAGTCAACAAACGCCATTTCCAGTGCCTCTTGCAGGCAATCCTCGGCCAATTGGAAATCCCCTAATTGGCGGATCAACGCAGATAAAAGCCGCCCCCGATCCCGGCGCATGACATTGCTGAGCGTCAGCGCAATCGCATCGGGGGCAGCGTTCATTTAGCTCAGCACCATCAACGGGCGCACCTCTACAGTGCCGTATTTGGCGGATGGGATCATGGCCGCGTATTTCAGCGCCTGATCCAGATCACTGCATTCAAAAATATAAAACCCGCCCAACCGCTCTTTGGTATCAGCAAAAGGTCCGTCCATGACCTTGGTTTGACCATCGCGAATTTGCACGCTGGTGGCTTTGTCGATACCTTCTAGGGGTTCGCCAGCGACAAACACACCGTCATTTTTGTAAATCTCGTTGATCTTAAAATAGTCGGCCATATAGGCGTTAAACTCATCCGTTCCGGGCGTCGGTTCCAGATCGGGATTGCTGTAAATCAAAGCCATATATTGCATTGGGTTTCTCCTTGTGATCGCAACAATGTGTGCGGTTTTGGGTAAAGTGAAGTGGAATTGTAAAATTTGTGAGTGTCAGGTCAGCATCATTTGGCGCGCCAGCACGCCCATCAGGATCAAGACCGCGAGGATATTTGAAGAATTCCCCACAATGCGCGCCGGATGGGCCGCATTTTGGGCCCGCAATCCAAACGGATGCACCAACCGACCAAACAGGCACAGCCCACCGGCCAGATAGAGCCAGATCGCCGATGCGCCCTGTAATTCAGCCAGCGCCAGCATCAACACGCTCAGCGGCACCCATTCCACAAAATTACCATGCCGGCGGATGCGTTCATGTAGCTGCGTGTCGCCACCATCGCCGATGGACACGGCCATCGCCGCGCGGGTTTTGGTCACGTTGAACCATAAAACCAACATCAGCACCGCCAGCGCCAATATAAATGTCGTCGTAATTGGTAAAGTCATCGTCGTCTCTCCGATTGGGTTTGATATGGATAAGACGAACGGCCATGCCCGATTTCGACACGCCCCCACAAAAAAGTTGAAAAAACGTCTCTCAATGCCCCAGCGGCCTTTCCCCGCGCAGCATTGTGTCATAAAGCAGGGCGCATCTTTGCTGCCCCGTCGCCGCCACTTTCATCGGCCACATTCACCGGCCAGCCGATTTTTGAGGAACATGATCCCATGCAAGACCCAGCCATCACGCCCGAACTGCTCGACGCCCATGGTCTGAAACCCGACGAATATCAGGAAATTCTGCGTATCCTGAACCGGGAACCGTCCTTTACAGAAATGGGCATCTTTTCGGCGATGTGGAACGAACATTGTTCCTATAAGTCGTCCAAAAAATGGCTGCGTCAATTGCCGACCTCTGGCCCGCAGGTCATTTGTGGCCCCGGCGAAAATGCAGGGATCGTTGACATTGGCGACGGCCAAGCGGTTGTTTTCAAAATGGAAAGCCACAACCACCCGTCTTATATCGAACCCTATCAAGGTGCGGCAACTGGGGTTGGTGGCATTTTGCGGGATGTGTTTACCATGGGTGCGCGCCCCATCGCGGCGATGAATTCCCTGTCCTTTGGCCAACCGGATCACCCCAAAACCAAACAATTGGTGTCTGGCGTTGTTGCAGGTGTGGGCGGTTACGGAAACTGCTTTGGCGTGCCAACCGTGGGTGGCGAAGTGCGCTTTGACCCCGCATATAATGGCAATTGTCTGGTCAATGCTTTTGCGGCGGGCTTGGCGGACACTGACAAAATATTTTATTCGGCGGCGTCTGGCGTCGGCATGCCGGTTGTGTATCTGGGCGCAAAAACCGGGCGTGACGGTGTGGGCGGTGCAACAATGGCATCGGCTGAATTTGACGACACAATTGAGGAAAAACGCCCCACCGTTCAGGTCGGTGACCCGTTCACCGAAAAACGCCTGATGGAAGCGACGCTGGAATTGATGGCCACGGGCGCTGTGATTTCCATTCAGGATATGGGCGCGGCTGGCCTGACCTGTTCGGCCGTTGAAATGGGCGACAAAGGCAATCTCGGGGTGAAACTTTACCTCGAACAGGTGCCTCAACGCGAAGAAAACATGACAGCCTACGAAATGATGCTGTCAGAATCCCAAGAACGCATGTTGATGGTTCTGAACCCTGAACTAGAAGCAGAAGCCCGTGCCGTCTTTGAAAAATGGGATCTGGATTTCGCCATTGTTGGTGAAACCATCGACGAAGACCGGTTTTTGGTCATGCATAATGGCGAATGCAAAGCCGACCTGCCACTAAAAACCTTGTCCGGCTCTGCCCCAGAATATGACCGCCCTTGGGTGCCAACCCCTGCGGCTGAACCAATGGACGACGTGCCAAATATCGATCCAATCGACGGTCTGCGTGCCTTGATTGCGTCGCCAAACTATGCGGCGAAAAACTGGGTCTATGAACAATATGACAGCCAAGTGATGGCCGACACCGTGCGTGCGCCGGGGCTGGGTGCAGGGATCGTGCGCGTCCATGGCACAGATAAATCACTGGCATTCACGTCCGATGTGACCCCACGCTACGTCAAGGCGAACCCGGTTGAGGGCGGCAAACAAGCCGTCGCAGAAGCCTATCGCAACCTGACAGCTGTGGGCGCTAAGCCATTGGCCACAACCGATAACTTGAACTTTGGCAACCCCGAGAAACCCGAAATCATGGGGCAATTTGTCGGTGCCTTGGATGGGATTGGTCAGGCGGTTGCGGCCTTGGATATGCCGATCGTTTCGGGCAACGTGTCCCTTTATAATGAAACGGACGGTCAAGGGATCCTGCCCACACCAACCATCGGCGCTGTTGGCCTGATTTCTCATCCGGATCAGATGATTATCGGAACCGCGCGCGAGGGGCATGTTGCACTGTTGCTTGGGAAAACCGATGGCCATTTGGGCCAATCCGCGATCTTGGCAGAGGTGTTCAACCGCGTCGAAGGCGACGCCCCAGCCGTCGATCTGGCCAGCGAAAAGGCAAATGGCGACTTCATCCGCGAAAACGCTTCGATGATCCGCGCCTGTAGCGATTTGTCCGATGGTGGATTGGCGTTAGCCGCCTTTGAAATGGCCGAGGCGGGCAATGTGGGCGTGCAACTGGACAGCGCCGATACCGGTAAATTGTTCGGCGAAGACCAGGGCCGCTACCTGATCGCTTGTAACTTTGATCAAGCCGAAGCCTTGATGATTGCAGCGGGTGCCGCCAATCTGCATATCGAAACCGTTGGTAAATTCAGCGGAACAAGTGTGCGCTTTGGCGCCTCTGAGGCGGAATTGTCTGATCTGGCAACAACATTCCGTTCCGGATTTGAAACGGCCATTTTCGGGTAACCTGCCCGATTGTGACGACGCCAAACCACCGCCGGATGTGACATTTCCTCCGGCGGGGTTGAAGCCCCCGACGCCCCGACCTACTTTGGGGCAAAGATAGGAGTTGCCCCAATGGCCCTCACCGCTACTGACCTTGAAACGCTGATCCGCGAAGCGTTCCCTGATGCACAAATCACAGTCCAAGGCGACGATGGTGTGCATTTCGCCGCCGAAGTGATCGACGAAAGCTTTCGTGGAATGAACCGCGTGCAACAGCACCGCGCCGTAAATTCCGCGCTCAAAGGTAAAATCGAAGGTTCCAATGCCGAAATTCACGCTTTGGCTCTGACCACCAAAGCCCCAGAATAGCATGCGCGGCCTAACAACAGGCCCCAACCCAAAGGAAATCCAATGTCCGCCCAAGATCAAATCAAAGAAACCGTGACCAATAACGACGTCGTTTTGTTCATGAAAGGCAGCAAAGACATGCCACAATGCGGGTTTTCCAGCCGCGTGGCCGGTGTTTTGAATTTCATGGGCATCGAATATTCTGATGTGAATGTTCTGGCCGACGAAGAAATTCGCCAAGGCATCAAAGACTATTCCGACTGGCCCACCATTCCACAGCTTTATGTCAAAGGCGAATTTGTGGGCGGATGCGACATCATCACGGAAATGACTTTGTCCGGCGAACTGGACACATTGCTGGCGGATAATGGCGTTGCGTTCAACAAAGAAGCCGCCGACAAAATCCGCGAAGCAAACGCGTAAAACCTGATGGGCGATCTGGGTCTTCTGGTCGCCCTTTTTCTATTTTGCGGGCTTGGCATCGTTCTGATCTATTGGGGTGTCAAACGCGGCAATTCCCACATGTCCCAAATCCGCAAAGCCGTTGAATCCCGCGGCGATGTGTTTGAATTGTTGCCCGGAAGCTATTCAAAAGGTTTGGAAATTCACATTCGTGCCTCTGATGGGGCGTGGAATTTGACCATTCATCAAGGTCAGCCAAGCGGACCCTCCAAATCCCGACCATCCTGGAGCGAATGGTCCACACCATACGCCGCCGTATCGTCCGGTGCCGCCATGTGGGCCCCAAAATCTGAGGTTGGATTTGGTACGAAATTCGGCGCTATAAATGGGCCGGTTCAATCTTTTGTATCAAACGCTCTGCGCCGTGGTCTGACCCGTGCATTGGATTTGCCGCATCAGAAAATGGATGTGATCCCCACGCCGGGCCGCGCCGGGATATTACTGGCGACATCAGATGCAAAACAGGCGTTAGATAATGTGCTTGATCACCCACAATTGCTGGCGCTGCGCCAGGGGCGCCGTTTGTCGCGCCAACCCAGCGTGGTGCGCGACGTCAATGGATTGCGCATTCGCCTGCAAACACCGCTCAACACTGCCCAGGATGTGCTGGATGTGATCGATCTAGGCTTGACCCTAAGCCAAACATTGGATCCGCATCAAACCTGATGAACGGGTGCCCTGCCCGCTATTCGTCGGCTTTAACGGTCTCTTCCACTTCATCGGCCAGCGATTCCGCGCGGGCGGCCAATTCTGCCAATGTATCCACCACATGGCTTGGCACAACGGGAACTTCGACGCGATCTGGCTCTGCGGCTTTGGCGGCCAAAGTGCCCATTTTAGATTGCATTTCAGCGGCTTGGCTTTCCAAAACGCGTACCTGATCCTCAAGTGCTGCAGTTTTATCTGCCAACATTAGGCCCGCCATCAACAACATGCGCGCTTCTGGCATCCGGCCAATTTGCGCGGCCAATGTGGACGCTTCGATATCCAACATCCCGGCTGCGGATTGCAGAAAATGCTCTTCGCCTTCCTGACAGGCCACTTCGAAATTGCGACCACCAATGACGATTTCAACTTGGGGCATTACGCGCTCTCCTGTTCGGTAATCAACTGGCGCAATTCGCCCATGACCACGTCGACTTCGGTCATGTCAGCGGCCCGGGTCGCACGCAGCGCTTCTAGCTCGGCCAACATGGCTTTGTTGATCAAATGCGGCTCGGCGATGTCTTCGATCATCGCATCCCGCAGCTTTTCATTAATGCCGCGCAAATCCGCATTGAGCGCACGCAACCGCTGACTTTCATCCAGCGCTTTGGCGGCAGCTCCGCGATGATCTTCGGCTTCGCTGGTCAGATCCGCGATCAATGTATCTTGCCGTTCTTTCAAGGCTTTGACCCGCTCTTCGAGCTGGGAATTTACCACCCGCTCTTCGTCGAGCTTGGCTTCTAGTTCTGTGATTTTCGCGGCCATTTCATCTTGGGCGCTGGTATCCGCAGGGGCGGCCACGGCCAAATCTGGCATGGCTTCGATCCCGTTGCGGATGCGGTCCAACGCCGCCGTCAGCCGACTTTCAAGTTCTGCAATATCACTCATATGCCTGTCGTCCCTGCAATCTTGGGTCCCCTTCGGCGGCCATTTCCAACATCTTGCCCCAGATGTGCAGACCGATAGCCGAATCGTACCTCATTACCCAAAAGCCTATGCCACCTTTGTCCTCTCGGCAAATCGCTCTACGCATTCTATGGGGTTTTAACACTATATATAGGCGGAATATCCCGGCTTGGGCGCTCATATACCAACAAAGCAACCTTGATCTCAGACTTTTCCCTGTTATGACCGCTGTTGATCAAACGCTGTCCATCTGCCTTTAGGAGCCTCACTTTGGATATTGCAGCCTTGCGCGCCGCGCACCCCGACCATTGGATGAAAGCCGCCGCCATCCGGGCCCTGACCTTGGATGGTGTTGCCGCCGCCAATTCAGGACATTCCGGAATGCCAATGGGCATGGCGGATGTAGCCACGGTTCTGTTTGAAAAACACCTGAATTTTGACCCCAAGGCCCCGAATTGGCCCAACCGCGACCGGTTTATCCTGTCCGCAGGTCATGGCTCGATGCTGATTTATTCACTGCTCTATCTGACAGGGTACGAACAAATGACCCTGGACGAGGTGAAAAACTTCCGTCAGTGGGGCGCACGCACAGCGGGTCACCCTGAATTTGGCCATGTGGAAGGTGTCGAAACCACCACCGGTCCCTTGGGTCAGGGGATCGCCAATTCCGTGGGCTTTGCCATCGCCGAAGAAATCATTCGCGCGCGTTACGGCAAAAAAATCATGGATCACCACACTTATGTGTTTGCTGGGGACGGCTGCCTGATGGAAGGCGTGTCCCAAGAGGCCATCGGTCTGGCGGGCATGCAGGAATTGTCAAAACTGATCGTGTGCTGGGATGATAACAACATCACCATCGACGGCACTGTGGATATTGCCGACAAAACCGATCAGCTGAAACGTTTTGAGGCGTCCGGTTGGCATGTTCAGGCCATTGACGGCCATGATCCGGTAGCAATCGATGCTGCACTGACCGCCGCTAAGGCAGATCCGCGCCCATCGATGATTGCCTGCAAAACCCATATTGCCTTGGGTCACGCTGCACAGGACACATCCAAAGGCCACGGTGCACTGACCGATGCGGATCAGATGAAAGCCGCCAAAGACGCCTATGGTTGGACATCTGCCCCCTTTGAGGTGCCCGCCGACATCAAGGCCCAGTGGGAAGCCATGGGCGAACGCGGCGCCGCAGCAAACGCTGCTTGGCAGGCGGATTTTGCGAAGCTGTCCCAGACCAAACAGGACGAATTTAACCGTGCCTTCGCATTGGAAGCGCCGAAAAAACTGTCCGCCGCGGTAAAATCGTTCAAAAAATCCCTGTCCGAAGATCAGCCAAAATTGGCGACACGCGCCGCGTCCGAAAAGGCGTTGCAAGTGTTGAACCCGATCTTGCAGGAAACTGTCGGTGGGTCTGCGGATCTGACCGGGTCCAACAACACGAAAACCGATGATCTGGGCGTGTTCCACCCCACCAACCGCGCGGGCCGTTACGTCTATTACGGCATTCGCGAACACGGTATGGCGGCTGCGATGAACGGCATGGTTCTGCATGGCGGCGTGCGTCCTTATGGTGGCACATTCATGTGTTTCACCGATTACGCCCGCGGTGCGATGCGCCTGTCTGCGTTGATGAACGTGCCCACCACCTATGTGATGACCCACGATTCCATCGGTCTGGGCGAAGATGGTCCAACCCACCAGCCGGTGGAACATCTGGCTATGTTGCGCGCAACGCCAAACACCAATGTGTTCCGTCCCGCCGATGCGGTCGAAACCGTTGAAGCTTGGGAAGTGGCGCTGACATCCAAAGGCACGCCATCGGTTCTGGCCCTGTCGCGTCAGGGTCTGCCAACGGTGCGCACTGAACACAAAACCAAAAACCTGACCGCTCAGGGTGCCTATGTTCTGGCCGAAGCGATCAGCAAACGTCAGGCAATCCTGATGGCAACCGGTTCTGAGGTCGAAGTGGCGATGAAAGCCCGCGACATCCTAGAAGCCGAAGGCATTGGCGTGCGCGTTGTGTCCATGCCATGCTGGGAATTGTTCGAAGCCCAAGAAGACAGCTATCGCAAACGCGTGCTGCCTGCGGGCCCCGTGCGCGTCGCCATCGAGGCAGGCGTGCGTCTGGGTTGGGACAAATGGTTGCTGGGCGAACGTGGCCGCGAAGCCAAGGCTGGCTTTGTCGGCATGGACAGCTTTGGGGCGTCTGCACCAGCGGGTGAATTGTTCGAAAAATTCGGGATCACCGCCGAAGCAACAGCCCAAAAGGTACGCGATTTGTTGAAATAAATCAGCGCCTTGTTTTAGTTTTGAAAACCCGCCTTCCGTTTGGAATGGCGGGTTTTCTTTTGGGTGTCCTATGCTAAGTCTTTGACATTCTCCCACAGGCTGGGGAACATGTAGCGATGGAATATACCAACAGGAGCACGGGATGCGTAAGGTTTTTGGGGCGATCATTGCCTCTGTTTTGGTTGCGGGTTGCGCGGATGTTCCGACCTCGGGTTACTCGCCCAAAGGCGAACCATACTTTGGCGATCCCAGCAATAATTCTGGCCCGTTTCAAGGGCAATCCGTGGCCCCGCATAATGCGCCTCCGACCCGCGTTGCGGACCAGTTTGCTGTGAATTTCCTCAATTCACTACAGGCGCGATCCTTTGCGGAGCGTCGGGAATATTGTGGGTTTCTAATCGTGAATGCCGCAGGCCAGATTTCTGCCACCCCGCCCCGGCCCGGCACATTTGCGGGCTGTTCCCAAGACGCGCCGCGTCCCGGAATGGGCATTTTTGCCTCCTATCACACCCATGGCGCCTATGGGCGCAACTACGACAACGAAGTGCCCTCGCCCACAGATTTGGAAAGTGATTTCCATTTTGGCATCGATGGCTATGTCAGCACGCCCGGCGGCCGCATTTGGCAGATCGAATTTGACAATCGCACCGCGCGTCAGGTCTGTGGCCAGGGATGTGTCGCCGTTGACCCCGGTTTTGTCCCCCAAGGCGAAGCAGGTATTCGCGCCACCTACACTTTGCCAGAGCTGAACGCCCGCACACGTTCGTTCTTAAATTAACGAATCGCAATCGCGCTGCTCTGCAGCATAACACCGGGCCGTTAGCGCAAAACGTTAGCGCTAGACGTCACATTTATCGCTAACATATTGTGGTAAATACGTTTTTTCCTTGGCCCGACGTAACCAAGCCGCCTATACCGCGCCAAACGATGTTTGCACGCGGAAGGATCACTTTATGACCGTCACTGTTGGTATTAACGG carries:
- a CDS encoding YciI family protein, whose protein sequence is MQYMALIYSNPDLEPTPGTDEFNAYMADYFKINEIYKNDGVFVAGEPLEGIDKATSVQIRDGQTKVMDGPFADTKERLGGFYIFECSDLDQALKYAAMIPSAKYGTVEVRPLMVLS
- a CDS encoding BolA/IbaG family iron-sulfur metabolism protein; the protein is MALTATDLETLIREAFPDAQITVQGDDGVHFAAEVIDESFRGMNRVQQHRAVNSALKGKIEGSNAEIHALALTTKAPE
- the purL gene encoding phosphoribosylformylglycinamidine synthase subunit PurL, with the protein product MQDPAITPELLDAHGLKPDEYQEILRILNREPSFTEMGIFSAMWNEHCSYKSSKKWLRQLPTSGPQVICGPGENAGIVDIGDGQAVVFKMESHNHPSYIEPYQGAATGVGGILRDVFTMGARPIAAMNSLSFGQPDHPKTKQLVSGVVAGVGGYGNCFGVPTVGGEVRFDPAYNGNCLVNAFAAGLADTDKIFYSAASGVGMPVVYLGAKTGRDGVGGATMASAEFDDTIEEKRPTVQVGDPFTEKRLMEATLELMATGAVISIQDMGAAGLTCSAVEMGDKGNLGVKLYLEQVPQREENMTAYEMMLSESQERMLMVLNPELEAEARAVFEKWDLDFAIVGETIDEDRFLVMHNGECKADLPLKTLSGSAPEYDRPWVPTPAAEPMDDVPNIDPIDGLRALIASPNYAAKNWVYEQYDSQVMADTVRAPGLGAGIVRVHGTDKSLAFTSDVTPRYVKANPVEGGKQAVAEAYRNLTAVGAKPLATTDNLNFGNPEKPEIMGQFVGALDGIGQAVAALDMPIVSGNVSLYNETDGQGILPTPTIGAVGLISHPDQMIIGTAREGHVALLLGKTDGHLGQSAILAEVFNRVEGDAPAVDLASEKANGDFIRENASMIRACSDLSDGGLALAAFEMAEAGNVGVQLDSADTGKLFGEDQGRYLIACNFDQAEALMIAAGAANLHIETVGKFSGTSVRFGASEAELSDLATTFRSGFETAIFG
- a CDS encoding LysR family transcriptional regulator encodes the protein MDWDKLRIFHSVADAGSLTAAGETLHLSQSAVSRQIRALEESLNTTLFHRHARGLILTEQGELLFDATRSMNKRLEAASARIRDSEEEVFGELKVTTTIGFGSLWLAPRLAKLYEKYPDLKIDLMLEERVLDLPMREADVAIRMKEPSQADLVRKRLMSVRMRLYATQTYLETHPPFETMEDIRNHRLICQNVTTTQVAAGASLTQHLLSYDLNSLLTVNNYFGVLQGVLNNLGVGVLPDYLVEDFSDLKRVLPDVESAEVPVFLAYPEELRQSKRIAVFRDFVQEELIAHRKRIREAAALENS
- a CDS encoding MAPEG family protein, with product MTLPITTTFILALAVLMLVLWFNVTKTRAAMAVSIGDGGDTQLHERIRRHGNFVEWVPLSVLMLALAELQGASAIWLYLAGGLCLFGRLVHPFGLRAQNAAHPARIVGNSSNILAVLILMGVLARQMMLT
- the tkt gene encoding transketolase — protein: MDIAALRAAHPDHWMKAAAIRALTLDGVAAANSGHSGMPMGMADVATVLFEKHLNFDPKAPNWPNRDRFILSAGHGSMLIYSLLYLTGYEQMTLDEVKNFRQWGARTAGHPEFGHVEGVETTTGPLGQGIANSVGFAIAEEIIRARYGKKIMDHHTYVFAGDGCLMEGVSQEAIGLAGMQELSKLIVCWDDNNITIDGTVDIADKTDQLKRFEASGWHVQAIDGHDPVAIDAALTAAKADPRPSMIACKTHIALGHAAQDTSKGHGALTDADQMKAAKDAYGWTSAPFEVPADIKAQWEAMGERGAAANAAWQADFAKLSQTKQDEFNRAFALEAPKKLSAAVKSFKKSLSEDQPKLATRAASEKALQVLNPILQETVGGSADLTGSNNTKTDDLGVFHPTNRAGRYVYYGIREHGMAAAMNGMVLHGGVRPYGGTFMCFTDYARGAMRLSALMNVPTTYVMTHDSIGLGEDGPTHQPVEHLAMLRATPNTNVFRPADAVETVEAWEVALTSKGTPSVLALSRQGLPTVRTEHKTKNLTAQGAYVLAEAISKRQAILMATGSEVEVAMKARDILEAEGIGVRVVSMPCWELFEAQEDSYRKRVLPAGPVRVAIEAGVRLGWDKWLLGERGREAKAGFVGMDSFGASAPAGELFEKFGITAEATAQKVRDLLK
- a CDS encoding cell division protein ZapA — translated: MPQVEIVIGGRNFEVACQEGEEHFLQSAAGMLDIEASTLAAQIGRMPEARMLLMAGLMLADKTAALEDQVRVLESQAAEMQSKMGTLAAKAAEPDRVEVPVVPSHVVDTLAELAARAESLADEVEETVKADE
- a CDS encoding RNA polymerase sigma factor — translated: MNAAPDAIALTLSNVMRRDRGRLLSALIRQLGDFQLAEDCLQEALEMAFVDWGKSGLPARPNGWLLQVARRKGLDHLRRKAVYARKTNEMAVLADPDAPDRHDIPDERLRLIFTCCHPALDEKSRVALTLRMLGGLSTDEIAHAFLDKSAAMGARLTRAKSKIRAAGIPFCVPEADQLDARLNSVLDVIYLIFNEGYSANQGDAPIRRTLCEEALFLAQIVVELLPDRAEVEGLKALLLLIHARHQARIGPDGVPVPMELQDRNLWDQAMITRGLALLDRAVARSARGPFQIKAAIAALHLANPLDWRQIVLLYDALLDFEPTSVVHLNRAVALSELCGPKAGLQALDQIAEGLQSYQPFHAARADMLERAGDKCAALDAFDQAIALFRNETDIRYLQKRRAALMRNS
- a CDS encoding DUF4329 domain-containing protein yields the protein MRKVFGAIIASVLVAGCADVPTSGYSPKGEPYFGDPSNNSGPFQGQSVAPHNAPPTRVADQFAVNFLNSLQARSFAERREYCGFLIVNAAGQISATPPRPGTFAGCSQDAPRPGMGIFASYHTHGAYGRNYDNEVPSPTDLESDFHFGIDGYVSTPGGRIWQIEFDNRTARQVCGQGCVAVDPGFVPQGEAGIRATYTLPELNARTRSFLN
- the grxD gene encoding Grx4 family monothiol glutaredoxin, whose translation is MSAQDQIKETVTNNDVVLFMKGSKDMPQCGFSSRVAGVLNFMGIEYSDVNVLADEEIRQGIKDYSDWPTIPQLYVKGEFVGGCDIITEMTLSGELDTLLADNGVAFNKEAADKIREANA